The nucleotide window CTGCACTGTATGtacatcaataaaaaagttggatgtttgtttttgtgggtgacaCGCTGACGAGGACGGCACTAGGCTGACGTCATGAAATGAcatgaaaggcggagcctcagagatcgagtcgatgtacttccgggtatgaaaagagtCCACAAAATAAACCAtatgtcataaataatttgttttttagtgttccaaaggtaatttataatacatatggatatagtttactttgaaaggttTAAGAAACGCATGGTATGGCGCTTTTAAAGTTctatccctaaaaaaaaaagtgtatttattgtTGTTGAATTTATTGTTCAAggactaaaataaaatagcattagGTAGTCTTGAACcctagaataaaaaataaataaaataaaggattgagggattttttaattctaattttggAGCCATGTTGACCCAACTCCTCCATTAATGACCTTTCAGAGTTCACTTCCTGTAGACCAAAGGTTTGAAAACGATGTGAAGCATGTCAGCGATCTAGGTCAGAGGGGATCCGTCATTCTTTCAGGTCAGAACGTTTGCAGGATCCCTGAGTGCTCGTGTCTACAaggttgacctctgacctgacaGGAGCAGACGGTCATCTACATACTTTTGAACTCCTCAGTTGAGGCCTTCTCAGCAGGGAGGGGATCAAAGCGACGCAGGCGCGTGTGCGAGACTGTGTTTACCTTGCGCTGGATGACCTCAGCAGCCAGCCTCTGGGCATGCTGGTAGCTCAGGTTGCCGACCGAGACACGAACCATCTCCGTGTACAGGCCGAGCTTGAACTGGATCAGAGCCGACATGGttgagctggaggaggagagctCCGACATGGAGCCGCTGCTTGTGGAGTGACCTGGACGAATGAAGCGttaaaattcagtttgattAAACCTCAATGACCTTTAGGGGAAACCCAAAATAATGGCAGCAAAGAGACGACATGGCGAGGAAACTTACTGCGAAATCCTGTGTCAGTCATGCTCTGATCGCTATCACCGCTGACTGTCAGCGTGAAGAAGCGCGGTGGTCTGGTTTCCTCTGTGAGGGACTTGTGAGTCGATGACACAGGAAACAGCAGTGACACCACCCCCATCCACCACCACCCCCAGCAGTACAGCACCGGGTTAACACACTCACTTCCAGGTgtgaacacacaaacataaaaattatcGAGACAGAAGCCGTTTAAAAAGTGGAATTGATCTTTATTGGACACAGAATAAAATACAGGTTAGATTACCACTTTCTATAGAGTTCTTCCACACGGACGAGACCTTCATACCTACAAATCTGCCGGAGAACGATCACCTGACCAGCATAAATATTTGGACTAAAAGCACATAAAAGGAAAACCGACGGGAACAGCTTCTTCCAGTGACTGAAGGGAAATATTTACACCAGTCTTTTCTCAGAAAAGCAAAATCTGGATGATTTCTTTAGAGTTTGTGTGACCaaagctgcagatgaagagcgtcacagcctttttttttttaaagtgttcaacaTTTTCCATCATCCTCCAGTCCAGACACCGACAAAGATGAGTGTGTACATGCGCTTTTCAAGCACTTTCCCCTCATggcatttcaaaaacaaacaccttCCTTCACCACTTCCTTCACcaccccctcccctctcctctTTGTTGTTGCAAACATTTCATTACAAATGAAGAGCGGCACAAGGCGGAACAATCTAGAGCTGATTATTTAAAGAGACAAACTCAGGATTTCCTTATTGTTCTTGCATTACCAGGACTTGAAGAGAGATGTGATGTCACTGCAGCAGATTCTTTTAGAAAACGTGTACATTCATTGAACtcgttttgtttgtttgtttgtaagcACTCTTATGTGTGATTCTCTTATATCAGGAACACAATCAACGTGTAAACAACATCAAAGTAACATTCAGTTAGAGTTCGTGggaaccttcaaaataaaagcgcaGAGGCAAAACAGGATTGATTTGTAGGGAGGATCTACAGTCAGATTTTGATTGAGACCAAGATCCTCCCAATAAAAATTAACAACATAAAATGACGTTTACTACAAAACAAGAGGGAAAAAGGTGTTAAATGAGGACTGTTTAACGGCCTTGATTATCCTGCTGGAATGATTGCAAAATCACAGATGTAAAAGAATTTCCCATGCTCCTCGGCAGCTGaaaatgtctgaatttttacaaacaaaaaacacacatttaaagagCGTAAATACACTTTAGACTCCATACTAGATTCTAGTCTGCAGATGATTTTGGacagaggatttttttgttaaccaacCTCCACTTTTGTTCCTCTTTCAAATCTATCTTCTTcctcttgtttttccttttcagtCTTCCCTCTTCAGATATGTGTTTTCTAGCTAAGACGCTCCTTCGCCTGATGTGGAGTCCACAGaccaaaaataacaacaataaaagtgcgcaaaatatacagaaaaatcacaaaacggtccattaaaaaaacaaaaaaggcaaaaaggtgAGGTTGAAATGGTTCGAGCTaatcttttctttaaatcctAGATAAATCTTCTCCTGTCGGACAGATTGTACTTTGTTTGCTTCCATCATTTGTGGACGCTTCTATCAGTGCGTGGAATACACAAAGTGCAGTGCATCTGTCTGAACTGACGGTGGCGCCACAGAAACTCCCTTAAACAAGCTCCTTTGGTGCTGAGTTGAGATCGCGAGGCGTTCGGGTGTGGTGTGGACATTCCACTTTCTAATAAGCAGCATGCTCATAAATGTGAGAGTCCTAATATTTCAGACTGATGGCAGCAGTTCACATGACGAAgcaatgtgacataagtgtactaatattcttttttttcaataaataaaacagtaaatgtaTGCTGCTGTGGCGAATGAGTGAGCTGACGTGCAAATGGTCTCTCCTCATTGGTCCCATCGGGTCCCACCTCTCTAACCAATCAGGGAGCTGCGTCTGGTCAGGTCCACGTTGCTGGCGCTTAGCTCCCGGCGGTCCGACAGGCCGGAGTTGGCATCCTGAGAACAGAGCAGGACGAGCTGCTAAAGCTGTGAGCTAACTCACCCCCCACTGAGACTGTTGTGGTACCTGTGTGGTTTCTTCAGTGCTCTTGTTGAGGAAGTTCAGCGAGCTGGCTCTCTTCATTCTGCATGGACACAAATATGGATACAAATTAACATTTGTCAATTGacacaaatacaattttcttaaTGTATTAACTAACTATCGCATTCTTTTTATCGTCTTGTCTGAAATAAAaacgcagaggggtccttaaccaaatgtcgaTTCGTGACAACTTTGgcatgagaatgtgttgttttttgtctacgggtatgctgcgggctGTAGCAAGCcctagcatgtaggtgaaacGTAGACGCATCATATAGATTTTCAAGCCcctcaaatcctgcagactgcaCCAGAAACTCATGAGTGCTATTCGTGTGATAAGTCCTCACTACTGAGtattagaaatgaggaaaatagACGATCAGAGTATAGTTTGTGTGTACTTGTGTATCGCCTCCCCATGCATTCGACATTTGTACGTCAGTAGGCGGCCAAAACTCGCATCTTACTAACaactagagcaggggtgggcaaactctTTGACTTCTGAGCCActaagggttctaaaatttaaCAGAAGCAGATGCAAGGAGTGATTTGGTAATCTACCTCGttagagtttaaataaataacatggaatctggacgaaaacatgcaaaataaaatcaataaatacaatttaaaacagaagatAGCGGAGTTATTAAttataaacttttgttttcattttaaagtgaaattttctcaggtaaaaaaaaaaaaacaaacttaaagaaatgttgCGTTCATGTAGTGCTGGAATAATTGGAAATATGGCTGAAAAAAAGacgttagaaaaaaaacaaatcttccatgaatgcagaatcattttttgcaccaaaacgaaaagaaaatatatctgcAGTACACCATCTATTGGGagttttataaacatttaaagttttttttcaaaataaagtgatttattttgtaCACTCAAACCTGACATGTTTCTGCTGACTCACCCTGGGTTTCGGGGTTCTTGGGGTCCGCTGCCCTGCAGCTTCTTCACCAGCATTTCGCTGCTTCTTCTCAGGGCGTCGCGGATCTTCCCGAAGGAGCCGCTGCGGCGCAGAGAGCCGTTTCCTTCCTGAAACCGAACACAGGACCGTTGATTACAGCTGAATGAAATGAGACTATGAACTATACCTGAAGGTTACTTGCCCCATTCCACTCAGCTGAGTCGTCGCCCTCTCCATCCCCTCGCTGACCCCCCGACCCACCGACGCCATCCCGGCTGTGTCGTCTGTCGATCCCTCCGCCCACTCCGTCCTTCAGCAGCTCCACCACTTTACTCTGGTTGATGGCATCAATGCCCTAAGAGATGAAGAGCTCACGCTGAGTGGTCAGGCCATCTTTTCTTTGGAGAAGTTCATGAATATAAATCACACTCTTTATATTCATCTGGTTAACGAAGTGAAGGCACACAAACTAATCTAACAGCTGTAAATATTCCTGTCGTCCAGGCATACCTGCTTGCGTGACCTGCTGGCGCACTCTTCCAGAGTTTCTGCTGCCTCCAGTTTGCCCTGACGACGGTACAACGCTCCCAGACTTTTCAGGGTTGTGTTCACTGTTggactttgaaagaaaaatggagattaaaaaaaaaaaaaactttagaaataaatatggttcattttttcacatccattaaaaaatagactgaaaaaCTAAATCTCAAGAACGTAGAAAAtcctttgtttcattttctgtcttgcaagaaatataatcttatcaataaagttttttatatcaaaataatcttaatcTCAGTAAGATAATTTTTCCAACtcaattggcagattttttttattgcctatttaaattttttttaattttaagaatttctgACTTAGCAAATGAGCAAGTGCTCTGTCACCActgacagtaaaaaaagaactggactgagtgagtgtgccatcaccattgactgtataagagaaccaGACTTAGTCTGACCTCACCACAGActatataagagaactggactgagtgagtgggCCGtcactattgactgtataagagaactggactggacaAGCGTGCTgtcatcattgactgtatatagagaccTGGACTGAGTAACTCCCTCTTTCCCCcacatgccaaaaaaaaaaaaaaaaaacacccgcTGGCCAAAATGCCCAAAGAATGCCTTAATTCGGCTCAAGTGAAATTAAGCttattcagtcaccatttttccgcAAAAcagatgtcgccatgttggagccagacaacagggattggtctgagtcaatgtttctatggcaacaactgTCAGCAATCATAAGAAAGCCTGTTGGAAGTGCACATCCTTACAACTAAAAgccggctcgggagaatctaacaatcaaacgttggaggtggggccagagGGAACCACATTCTTTTTACTGAGGCATTCGATTGCCCTGCAGAATaactcacaataaaaaaaaatgaaagaaattgggattagcaagaagattttagaatggttattctgtcaaaaaaaaaatgactgagtaataggaATTAcggtttcttggagccagcgggtacttcctgtttggaacctgACGGGGgagggatcactcagtccagttctcatatacagtcaaggCTTCTTTTACTTCAAAGCTTCCTGTGGCAAACTTCCTGGTTACAGAAATCTCTTTGTGAAACTTAAGGACATTTAATGGgttaaaatattagaaacatgtttatttaaagtttgtgaCAACACAACAAACTCAATACTTTACACTACCactttttgtaataaataaataaactgtgatAGTGCTCCTATACACTCCACACATCCTGGCTCACCTGTCAACCTTGCAGGCTTTATACCAGCTCCCATACTCCACATACGGACCTGAGTCCTTCCGGATACCCTGAGAAGAAAGGCAGGTGAGACACAAACTAACTTGGAATGTAGTTGTTGTCCTCATCAGCTCTTTCACTGTTTGCCAGCTGGAGGATAGAAATGATATAAACAGCTGACCTTGCTTTCTTCTCTTTCCTCTGCGTGCATCCAGATTGGCTTGTTGTCATCTGCAGAGTGAGCATAAAAGAAGTTGAACACGCTCAAAGTCAATTCAACAGCATAGAAGACAATATCATGCTTTGACTGTGGATGAATGCTGTAATGACTCGGCTGTTTCAGACTCTTCCGTGCAGGACGAGAGAGGGCTTCACAGACTTAGTGAGGCAGACAGGAGGGAAACATCAGCATTAAGCCGTGTTACACGCTGATGATCGCAGAATAATCCTGCGTCCTGCTGAGAACTGAAGCTAGGATCAGGTGTGGTCAACCTCCAGAGTCATTCTAGCTTTTGCTGAGCATGAATGCAGGTGGAGTTTGATGTCCTTCGTTTGTCCAGGCTTCACTTACTATTTACAGATCCAAACTCCTTCTCGTGTGCTCTGGTCAGGATCTCCTTGTACAGGACTTCTGCATCTTTGAATTTGCCCTGCTTCAGGTAGCTCGTCGCCTGCAGAGAAACGGCGTGAATATGTGCTTTCACATCAAAGATGTCATCTCCGTCCAGCTGACGCACTCACCaggttgtttttggttttggccaCATTGGGGTCGTcaggtcccagctgggactcGTAGATCTCCAGGGCTTGAGTGTAGTAGTACTCCACCTCTTCGTACTTGCCCTGGTTCTGGCACAGCAAGGCCAGGTTGTTGAGCTGCTTGGCCACATCTGGGTGCAGCTTCCCCAGGacctgaacacacacacatttgcaaCACAAATTCCCGCCTGCTCATTCGATTGTGTTCACGTGTGCAAACCTTTACCTTCACTCTGATCTCCAGCGCCCTCTTGCAaagaggctccgcctccttgTATTTGCCTCTTTTTCCATACAACACCGCCAGGTTGTTGAGGGTTGCAGCCACGGCTGGGTGGTCCTTTCCCAAAGTCTTCTCTCTGATGGCCAGGGCGTCATTCAGCAGGTGAGCAGCTTCCTTATATTTGTTCTGGTCCcttaaagacacaaacaaatagtttttgtttttaatcctgTCGACGGGGAACAGAACACCGCGGTGCAGACTCCTCACCTGTACACCAAAGCCAGGATGTTCAGCATGGTGGCCACGTCGGGGTGGTCGTGTCCAGACGTCTTCTCCTGGTCTTCCAGCGCTTGCTTGCACAGGGGCACGGCGACCTCGTAGCGCCCCTGGGAGGCGTACTGGATCACCAGGTTGTGCAGCGTCCGGAGGCGCACTGGGATCTCGTAGCCCCCGTGCTGGGCCGCCACCTCCCCGCTGGGCTGAGCTGTGGGAAAACACCATATGTAAACACACAAGAACATGGGAAGTAATGGAAGAAGATACGCctgtggatttttgttttgagcTTTCCCATCTGTAACCATAGCAACAAGCAGAGGTGCCCACAGACCTGACTACATCAAAATCACTTTATATGATCGGGTAAAAAAGGATACATTTCAGAAGATTGACATCTAGTAATTTTAATTTCTATgaataatgaaacaaaatgaaaatgttagaaACCTTTGGTCGCTTTTGCTGTTAAAAGTATGCAATGATTGTGAAGATATACTTCTATGGTAGACTGATAGATTTGGATGTTTAGCTATAAAAATGGGACTTAGGGCTCCCACGGatagtcgactattaaacttCTGCAaatactttcagctagagacaccattcaaagtttaaaatgttcGGCAACAATTGGGTTTTTAAgggtaatttgaagtttagccttTTTCATTTAGCAagatgatagctgttttggctcattttgacattttcacagttttttaggttaatttggagtttagttaacattttagcattaggcTAGCAGTTTTGGggaaaattacacatttttctattttttagacCAGtgtaatttggactttagctaacattttagcaatatgctaaaatattggcaaaattagaaatgtttccagtttttaggccaatttggactttagctaacattttagcattatgttggctgtttttatcaaaattagacatttttttccagtttctttaggataatttagagtttaactaatattgtAGCATTGTGatagctagcttttttttggaaaattaacacattttgccatttttggctaatttttagtttagctactattttaacaatatgctacctgttttggcaaaattagacttttttccttttttggggctaatttggcatttagctaatattttagcaagcttttagcttcagcattttcaactatcagcttcagcttttttagcttgctataagtttcagcattttttagctattagcttcagcattttcatctatcagctctagcattttcagtagccacattcagcttacagcactagcattatcacaggtaatgccatatatctagtttgcagttagtttaaaactaatgatggttaagatttgtgctttacatccactttgcacatgaccggattagtcgactaattgaaaaaataatctgtgattagtcgactatcaaaataattgtttgtggcagccctaatgggACTACAGAGAAACTGGCCTTTTTCCTCGGCCTGAACCCTTCTTCCCAGCCTGCTGACGTCATACCTGGTCCCTGGTCATCATCGTTGGGGAACAGGTCGTCCAGACTGTCCTTTGAAGAGTCCCCGCCTCCCCCTCCGCCTCCGGATGTCTGGCTCTTCTCCTCTGCTGGTGAGGCGTCGTCATCGAACTTCTTGATCTGGTTCATGAACTCCAGGTGCTTcttttcctcctccagctgag belongs to Oryzias melastigma strain HK-1 linkage group LG18, ASM292280v2, whole genome shotgun sequence and includes:
- the klc2 gene encoding kinesin light chain 2; protein product: MSTMVYPREEALERLSQDEIVLNTKAVMQGLETLRSEHTQILNSLLDCTQPPVAQEKSGLLRKSLEDIELGLGEAQVIIALSGHLSAVESEKQKLRAQVRRLCQENQWLRDELAATQHKLHCSEQSVAQLEEEKKHLEFMNQIKKFDDDASPAEEKSQTSGGGGGGGDSSKDSLDDLFPNDDDQGPAQPSGEVAAQHGGYEIPVRLRTLHNLVIQYASQGRYEVAVPLCKQALEDQEKTSGHDHPDVATMLNILALVYRDQNKYKEAAHLLNDALAIREKTLGKDHPAVAATLNNLAVLYGKRGKYKEAEPLCKRALEIRVKVLGKLHPDVAKQLNNLALLCQNQGKYEEVEYYYTQALEIYESQLGPDDPNVAKTKNNLATSYLKQGKFKDAEVLYKEILTRAHEKEFGSVNNDNKPIWMHAEEREESKGIRKDSGPYVEYGSWYKACKVDSPTVNTTLKSLGALYRRQGKLEAAETLEECASRSRKQGIDAINQSKVVELLKDGVGGGIDRRHSRDGVGGSGGQRGDGEGDDSAEWNGEGNGSLRRSGSFGKIRDALRRSSEMLVKKLQGSGPQEPRNPGMKRASSLNFLNKSTEETTQDANSGLSDRRELSASNVDLTRRSSLIG